The Bacillus zhangzhouensis region CCGAAAAACTAAAAGAAATCTATGATTTGTTTAAAAGAAAACTTATTGTGATCGGTCACAGCAAAGGCGGAGTCGATACACAGTCAGCACTCGTGTATTACAATGCCCATCCATACGTGGAAAAAGTGATCACACTCGGTTCCCCTCATTATGGATCACCATTGGCAGATTTAGCGTTTAGCAAATTCGGAGGTTGGCTCGCGCAAATCCTTGGACAAAAAAGCGCTGCCCTCTATTCTTTGCAGACGGGGCTCATGGCGGCTTTCCGAAGTGAAACAGACCGTTTAGAGAAATTTCCACATAAATATGTCACCTATTCTGGTTCGGAATGGGGAAGTTTTGGTAGTATGTTGTATTTAGGCGGTATGTATTTAAAGAGTTTTGGAACAAATGATGGCGCTGTTACGGTAAATAGTACAAGATTACCATACGCAAACAATGTCTTAACTGGAAAATGGAATCATTATTCAATCAAAAACGGTACAACAATATTCCCAGTGATCCAAAATCAACTGCTGACAAGTATCGCAGCAAGCGCTAAAAGTAAAGATGATGCGATACAAGAGCCAGCCTCCGATGAGATGAATACTGACGCTTATGTGATGGGCGGGGAAAGTGAAAAGAATAAAACAGAATCGTTCTATGTAGAGGAAGGAACGAATAGCATATCGATTCAATGGTTGAATGAAGGGGAGAACACCCAACCAGAAATCATCGCCCCAAATGGAAAGGTCTTCACAAACCTTAAGACATCTGAAGCATCTTTTCCATATGAAGGTGCCTATTCCCACCATGTGAAAATCAATAAACCTGTTCCCGGAAAATGGGCGATTCGATCAAATTCAGGAAAAAAGGCTCCTTATTTGCTACTCGTATCCTTTGATTCACCATTAAATGAAGAAATCAAATCAGAGGCAGCAAAATCAGGGGATGATGCATCGACCCAATCAAGCGGGCTAATTAAACGATTAAGCAAGAAAGTAGAAACCCTTTACTTTAAAGATGCCGAAAAAGATCCTCCACTCAAAACAACTGCTTCATCAGCTGTTCAATTGAAAAAAGAAGGTGCTTATTCTGTCACGGTTCAATACACTGGACTCACTGCATCAGGTAAATCTGCATTTAACCGTACCGTTATTCGCACATTGTATGTCGATCAGCATGGAAATATTTATGGAGACATTCCATACTAAACAGAACGTTTCATGGGCTGAAGTGCCTGCTGCACTTTCTGATCCAATTCCTTGATTTTTTTCATTGCAAGTGATTCGTCTATTTGTCTGTAATGGTGATGTCCGCCAGGCTCTTCATCCATTTCATCTGCTTTTTTAACGATTTGCTGGAGTGTGTCCTTATGAAGGTCGCCCTCTGGCAAATATGAATCTGTATGAAGCAGAATCGCAAGCGCAATATCTTTGGCTGCCTTTGGTTCCTCGCCGAGCCGTATGAGCAGTTTGTGAGCCCGCTCTGCACCTTTAATGGCATGAATATCATTCCTTCTATATGTCTCGTAATCCCATTCTCCGCCATCTGTATACCATTCATAGTGGCCGATGTCATGCAAGAGGGCTGCTTTCACAGCGAGATCTGGATTAATCCCAGCCTGCACCGCCAGTTTGAATGCGTGATAAGCACAAGCAATCGCATGAGCTTTTCCTGAACGATTTAAATATTTTTGAGCGACTGGATGGGTGTAAACATCCATTAATGTAACCTTTCTCATGGAAACCCCTCCTTATCTATATTTTTAGCATCCTAACATATTCTGAAAAGAAACTCAAATATTCAGTTATATTTTCTATGAGTCTCTGAGAATAGCTTATGTCATATGAGCTGTTTTTGCTTGTACAATACGAAAAAAGCAGTCGTTATGACTGCTTTTTTCCATACTCACGTGCATCGTAGACGCATCCGCCAGCTGGATCATCCGCTAAAAGATTGAGCAAAATACCTGCGACTTCATCTGGACTCTTCAGCGTGCCTGTTTCATATAATTGCTGAAAACGGCCTATTTGTTCAAAGTCTTGTTTTGATGACTTCCGGATTTCCCCCTGCATATCTGTATCGATCGTTCCGGGTGAATAAGAAAACGTGTTGATCGGATGCGCCTCGTCCTGCTGTTCCTCATGAAAAGTCCTCATAAACATATCAAGTCCTGCCTTTGAACTGCAATACGCGCTCCAGCCCTTGTATGGGTTTTTCGCCGCTCCAGAAGAAAGATGAACGATCGTTTTCTTTCCGTTAAAAGATTGAGTCTGCTCGGCAAACACATGGCTCAGCAAAACAGGAATGACAAGATTCAACGTATAATGCTGATGAAGCGTATCCTGTCCGCCTTGTCCAACGCGCTTGATAGGTGTGACCATTCCTGCATTGTTCACGAATAAGATATCATCAGCATCTGATAGAGTGTGCGGCGTGAGACTATCTTGAAGCCATTTGACCGCTGCTTTTTCATCTGTCAGATCGACCTGGGTATGTGAGAGCTT contains the following coding sequences:
- a CDS encoding (S)-benzoin forming benzil reductase — translated: MRISIVTGGSKGFGLALVNRLLSRGDHVYTAARSASPISHPKLSHTQVDLTDEKAAVKWLQDSLTPHTLSDADDILFVNNAGMVTPIKRVGQGGQDTLHQHYTLNLVIPVLLSHVFAEQTQSFNGKKTIVHLSSGAAKNPYKGWSAYCSSKAGLDMFMRTFHEEQQDEAHPINTFSYSPGTIDTDMQGEIRKSSKQDFEQIGRFQQLYETGTLKSPDEVAGILLNLLADDPAGGCVYDAREYGKKQS
- a CDS encoding HD domain-containing protein yields the protein MRKVTLMDVYTHPVAQKYLNRSGKAHAIACAYHAFKLAVQAGINPDLAVKAALLHDIGHYEWYTDGGEWDYETYRRNDIHAIKGAERAHKLLIRLGEEPKAAKDIALAILLHTDSYLPEGDLHKDTLQQIVKKADEMDEEPGGHHHYRQIDESLAMKKIKELDQKVQQALQPMKRSV
- a CDS encoding alpha/beta hydrolase encodes the protein MKKLICIVATMFFLSFASYAYAGTFGDETGTPGKWFKGEMPLQKDPTKPPLVFVHGINSSSSTWFDQNDMAKMAVLNGYETAFIDLYPDQDIKTNGKLLAEKLKEIYDLFKRKLIVIGHSKGGVDTQSALVYYNAHPYVEKVITLGSPHYGSPLADLAFSKFGGWLAQILGQKSAALYSLQTGLMAAFRSETDRLEKFPHKYVTYSGSEWGSFGSMLYLGGMYLKSFGTNDGAVTVNSTRLPYANNVLTGKWNHYSIKNGTTIFPVIQNQLLTSIAASAKSKDDAIQEPASDEMNTDAYVMGGESEKNKTESFYVEEGTNSISIQWLNEGENTQPEIIAPNGKVFTNLKTSEASFPYEGAYSHHVKINKPVPGKWAIRSNSGKKAPYLLLVSFDSPLNEEIKSEAAKSGDDASTQSSGLIKRLSKKVETLYFKDAEKDPPLKTTASSAVQLKKEGAYSVTVQYTGLTASGKSAFNRTVIRTLYVDQHGNIYGDIPY